GATAATATTCATTAAGCCAATCTTTTGTCATTTTGCACTTCCTCTGTTCTCTATTCCTCTAAAATGTAGCATAGTAATATTAAAAATACAAATGAATTGTCAGAATTTAACCAATATTTCAAAGTATGTTCACAATTGAAAAAATAATGAAAACAACGCTAAGTAAAAGTATCTAAACTCTTTGTGAAAAATAAATAAACTCAATTTTTTAGGTAGATAAAATAATTCACTAACCTATCTTTTTATGAGTTTACCTTATTCTTATATTCAATAAATGTTGTTTTTTGTCAACCAATAAAATAAAGACAAATCCCAACTTTTCTATTATATCATAACAAAAGTAATGATGCGAGTTAGAGAGCTTTGATAGTCAACGGATAAATTTGAGAAGAAAAATTTCCATAAATGTTATTTAACATCATGGAAATTTCTCTTTATTTTTGTATGTCTTCTTGATAATCGCAATTTGAGCAAACCACTTGTTTGCCACCTTTTTTCTTCTTCTCTACTAGATAGTGATCACATTTAGGACAATCACGTCCGATGGGTTTATTATTAGAGATAAAGTCACAATCTGGATAACGGTCGCAACCATAAAAAATACGGTTTTTCTTTGACTTTCTTTCAATGACTTGCCCTTTTTCACATTTAGGACAAGTTACGCCAATCTCTTTAACAATTGGTTTAGTATTGCGGCATTCAGGAAAATTACTACAAGCATAAAATTTTCCGTATCTACCTAATTTAATAACCATAGGGTGACCACAAACGTCACAATCAAATCCAGCAGGTTCGTCTTTGATTTGGATTTTTTCCATTTTTTCTTCCGCTGTTTCCAGCTCTTTTTCAAAAGGTAGGTAGAAACGATCGATAAGTTTTACCCACTCTTCTTTACCTTCTTCAATATGGTCCAAATCTTCTTCCATACCAGCAGTAAAAGAAACATCTACAATTTCTGGGAAGAAATCTTCGATAAGATTATTAACGATTTCTCCTAGTTCCGTTGGTTCAAAACGTTTTTGCTCCAGCTTAACATAGTAACGTTTCTGAATCGTTTGCAAGGTAGGCGCGTAAGTCGATGGCCGTCCTACGCCATTTTCTTCTAATGTACGTATTAAAGTAGCTTCATTAAAGCGAGCAGGAGGTTGTGTAAAGTGCTGGTTAGGCGTGATATCTTCTGATTGTACAACATCACCTGAAGCTAATTCTGGTAAGACATTTTCTTTATCTTTTTTCCCATCATCGCGTCCTTCAACATACACTTCCATAAAACCTTTAAATTTAACCTTAGAGCCATTAGCAACGAAAATTACACCATTTTGTTCCAAAGTAGCTTTTACTGTATCTAGGATTGCCGGCTTCATTTGACTAGCGACAAAACGTGACCAAATTAAACGATACAATTTCAATTGATCTTTATCTAGATATTTTTCAATAGCCTCTGGGGTACGCAACGCACTTGTAGGTCGTATAGCTTCGTGAGCATCTTGCGCGCTTTGCGCGTTTTTTATTTTTTTATTGCTGTGAGCAGCATAATTTTTCCCATAAGTTTCTTCAATAAAATCAGTAACTTCTTGTTTGGCACTATCTGCGATACGTTTAGAATCTGTACGCATATAAGTAATTAACCCTGTCGTACCACCTTTTCCTAAAGAAATTCCTTCATATAGTTGTTGCGCAACCATCATTGTTTTTCCCGTACGAAAATTTAATTTGCGGGCTGCTTCTTGTTGCATACTACTTGTAGTAAACGGTGCTGCTGGGTTTCTTTTACGTTCTTTTTGCTCAACTTTAGTTACATCATAGTCTTTTTTTGTCAGACGGGCAGTAACTTCTTTGACCGTTTCTTCATTGGGTAACTTTTTCTTTTTCCCATCAACGCCCCAGAAATTCGCTTTAAATTTCTTACGTCCTTTTTTAAAGTTGCCATCAATACTCCAATATTCTTCTGGAGTAAAGTTTTGAATTTCTTTTTCTCGATCTATGATCATCTTAAGTGCAACAGATTGCACACGGCCAGCACTTAGTCCTTTTTTTACTTTGCGCCAAAGGATAGGGCTAATAGAATAACCAACTAAACGATCCAATACACGCCGCGCTTGTTGTGCGTTCACTAAATCAAGGTTAATTGAGCGTGGTTCTTTAAATGCTTCTTTAACAGCATCTTTAGTAATTTCATTAAAAACAACACGATTTTTATCGTGTGGGTCTAATCCTAAAATATAAGCTAGATGCCAAGCGATCGCTTCTCCTTCTCTATCCGGGTCACTAGCAAGGTAAACTTTTTCTGCTTTTTTTGCATGTTTTTTTAAGTCTTTAATAACGTCCCCTTTACCACGGATCGTAATGTAATAGGGTTCGTAATTATTTTCCACATCGATACCCATTTTACTTTTTGGTAGGTCACGGATGTGTCCAACACTGGCTACAACCTTGTAGTTGCGCCCGAGATATTTTTCGATCGTCTTAGCTTTAGCTGGTGATTCCACAATCACCAAATATTTATAAGCCATTAAAAGGCCCCTTTCTTAAATGGTTTCTTACTATTTAAATAGCCATTTAATTTTCGAATAACAAATCGTAGCCTATCATAGCCATTTGGGAATGGTTTGTCAAGCAAGGAACTATAAATGAAATAGAAAATGACCTCTATATGTCTTAAAAATACCAAATTAGCTTTCCTATCATAGCACTATTGGAGGGACATTGTTCGATGTGCCACCAATCTGTAAATTATTGGTGGCAACTTCTCTAATGTGCCACCAATCTGTAAACTATTGGTGGTAACTTTTCTGATGTGCCCCCAATTTGTAAATTATTGGTGGCAACTTCAGTGATGTGCCCCCAATAGTTATAGTTATTGATAGCAAAAATAATTACTCAATTAAAAATTAGGTAGTTCTTCTAAAATATCTTGCACCGAGATAACACATTTTGCCCCATCTTGAATAAGGCGATGACAACCATCTGATTGCCCTGTCAAAATTTCTCCTGGGATAGCAAATACCTCTTTCCCGTAATCTAACGCTAATTGAGCAGTGATCAAAGAACCGCTGCGTTCTTTAGCCTCAAGTACACAGGTCGCCTTACTTAGCCCGGCAATAATCCGATTACGCATAGGAAAATGATGTTTTTTGATCGGTGTTTTTTGTGGATATTCACTCAAAACTAAATGGTTCTTTTTCATTTCACCAAATAAAGGCAAAACTTCTCGAGGATAACAAATATCCAAACCACAGCCTACTACGCCGATAGTCAAACCACCTGAGCGGATCGTCATCTCGTGACTCATACGATCTACACCTTTGGCTAAACCACTGACAATAACAAAAGGTCGTTGCACGATCGTAGGAAGTAATTTTTGGATCACTTGCGCTGAATATTGCGTAGCCTGTCGCGTGCCTACAAATGCCAAGCGCGGGTAATCTAATAAGGAAAGATTACCAGCATAAAAAATCACTAAAGGTGGATAAGGCAGTTCCAATAGTTCTTGCGGATAATCTGGCGATAACCAAGTAACATATTGTTGGTTTTGGAGATTTTCTTGCAACCAATCGTCATTAATCGCCTGAAAACTAGCGCGAAACAAGTTTTTATACTGTCGAATTTGTGCAATTTGAATCACATCGTCAGCAAAAAAAGTTTCGGCTTGAAATTTCTCATAAAATTTTACAATCTTCCATTTACCAATCAAATCAATTCCCTTACAATAAGTCAACTTCAGTATCGTTTTTTCAATTGTTGATAATTCTTCGTAGTTCAAAGAAATCCCCCTCTTTTTTGTATTCACTGTTAAATACGCAAAAAAGGAGGATTTCTTTTTTTTATAAGTATTTTTTTATCGGAGCATAGGATTTTCGATGAATCGAAGTGATACCATATTCGCTCAATCCCGTCAAATGTGCTTTAGTCCCATAACCAGCATTTTTATCAAAAGCGTAATAAGGATAGTGTTTATGATATTCAGTCATCAATTGGTCTCGATAAACTTTAGCAATGATACTAGCAGCAGCGATAGATATACTTCTAGCATCTCCTTTTATGATTTTTTCTTGAGGGAGCTGAGTTTCTAAAGACATTGCATCAATCAATAGATAGTCTGGTGTTACAAATAAATTTTCAACAGCTTTTTTCATAGCTATCTTACTTGCTTGATAAATATTTACTTTATCAATTGTTTCTGCTGACACTTCCCCAATGCCTATCGCCACGGCTTGTTGCTGGATTTTTTCGGCTAATTCTAAACGCTTTTTTCCACTCAATTGTTTAGAATCATTCAAGCCAAGAAGTTCATTGTCTTCTGGTAAAATAACTGCCGCTGCTACCACAGGTCCGGCTAACGGTCCACGACCTACTTCATCAATTCCTGCTAAGTAATGGTAACCATTTTTATAGCAAGAACGTTCGAAGGTTTGCATATTATAAAACTGTTCTTTTAAAAACTGCTCTTTTGCTAAACGTTTTTCTAACTGTTTTAAAAGTTGTTGCACGCCTTTGCGCTCATCAAAACGTAATTGTTGAACATAAGGATCCGTAAGTGAACTTACTTCAACTAAATGATTTTTTATAGCAGAAATAGCTTCTCTTTCCATCTACTTACTCGTCTCCTCATAGCGATCTAAGGTAAATCTACCTAACTTACCTTCTCTTATATCATGAATAACACGCTGGCTTCCTTTATCATAATCTTCCTGAAAGCCTTGTTTTTGCGTGATTAACATTAACAGCTCAGGTATAGAAAGCTGCAAGTCTTCTTGGCTTAATTGATAGCGCGTAGCAAGTTGTTCTGGATAAAATTGCATAAAAAAATCTAGGCCATAAATTGCTATATCATCTTGTTGAAGTAGCTGCTCTTTAATTGCTCCTGTCAAAGCCAGCTTTTTTCCTGTTTCTTGATCTTCAAATTTTGGCCATAAAATCCCAGGTGTATCTAATAACTCTAAATCTTTTTTATAACGAATCCACTGTTGTCCTTTAGTGACACCAGGTAAATTTCCAGTCTTAGCTAATTTTTTACCAGCAAGCCGATTTAATAAAGTCGATTTTCCCACATTGGGTATACCAATGACCATGGCGCGGATAGCACGCGGTTTCAATCCTTTTTCTTGTTCTTTTTTTAATTTTTCAGCTAGGACTTCTTTAGCCTTGGGCAGAATCGATTTTCCTCCTTTATTATCTTGAGAATTAATCGCTAACGCACCAAAACCTTGCTGTTTAAAATAGTTTTCCCATTTTTTTGTTTGTGCTGGATCGGCTAGATCTGCTTTATTAATCAATACTAATCGTGGTTTTTGCTGTAAAATCTGATCTAACATCGGATTTCTAGAAGAAATGGGTAATCTTCCATCAACTAATTCCAAAACAATATCCACATGTTGCAATTTTTCTGCTACTTGACGTTTGGCCTTTGCCATATGGCCAGGAAACCATTGAATGGTCATATGAATCTACTCTCCTTGTTATAACAATCCTTCGTGCGACAAATAGCCTTCTTGTTTAGAAACACTGTTTATCATAAACGTTTTGACTTAAGCTTTCAATTCTTATGCAAAATTTTTTCTCTTAAAAAGTCTTGCAAAGATGAACGACTCAACTTTACAAGACTTCTTACTAAATAAACTTCATATGTGGTAAAGGATAATAAACAAAACGGATAGTTCCAAGAATTTCATCTTCTGAAATAGCTCCAAAAGAACGACTATCTTTGGAAAAACGACGATTATCACCAATGACAAAGTAACTA
This region of Tetragenococcus osmophilus genomic DNA includes:
- the topA gene encoding type I DNA topoisomerase, with translation MAYKYLVIVESPAKAKTIEKYLGRNYKVVASVGHIRDLPKSKMGIDVENNYEPYYITIRGKGDVIKDLKKHAKKAEKVYLASDPDREGEAIAWHLAYILGLDPHDKNRVVFNEITKDAVKEAFKEPRSINLDLVNAQQARRVLDRLVGYSISPILWRKVKKGLSAGRVQSVALKMIIDREKEIQNFTPEEYWSIDGNFKKGRKKFKANFWGVDGKKKKLPNEETVKEVTARLTKKDYDVTKVEQKERKRNPAAPFTTSSMQQEAARKLNFRTGKTMMVAQQLYEGISLGKGGTTGLITYMRTDSKRIADSAKQEVTDFIEETYGKNYAAHSNKKIKNAQSAQDAHEAIRPTSALRTPEAIEKYLDKDQLKLYRLIWSRFVASQMKPAILDTVKATLEQNGVIFVANGSKVKFKGFMEVYVEGRDDGKKDKENVLPELASGDVVQSEDITPNQHFTQPPARFNEATLIRTLEENGVGRPSTYAPTLQTIQKRYYVKLEQKRFEPTELGEIVNNLIEDFFPEIVDVSFTAGMEEDLDHIEEGKEEWVKLIDRFYLPFEKELETAEEKMEKIQIKDEPAGFDCDVCGHPMVIKLGRYGKFYACSNFPECRNTKPIVKEIGVTCPKCEKGQVIERKSKKNRIFYGCDRYPDCDFISNNKPIGRDCPKCDHYLVEKKKKGGKQVVCSNCDYQEDIQK
- the dprA gene encoding DNA-processing protein DprA, with amino-acid sequence MNYEELSTIEKTILKLTYCKGIDLIGKWKIVKFYEKFQAETFFADDVIQIAQIRQYKNLFRASFQAINDDWLQENLQNQQYVTWLSPDYPQELLELPYPPLVIFYAGNLSLLDYPRLAFVGTRQATQYSAQVIQKLLPTIVQRPFVIVSGLAKGVDRMSHEMTIRSGGLTIGVVGCGLDICYPREVLPLFGEMKKNHLVLSEYPQKTPIKKHHFPMRNRIIAGLSKATCVLEAKERSGSLITAQLALDYGKEVFAIPGEILTGQSDGCHRLIQDGAKCVISVQDILEELPNF
- a CDS encoding ribonuclease HII, yielding MEREAISAIKNHLVEVSSLTDPYVQQLRFDERKGVQQLLKQLEKRLAKEQFLKEQFYNMQTFERSCYKNGYHYLAGIDEVGRGPLAGPVVAAAVILPEDNELLGLNDSKQLSGKKRLELAEKIQQQAVAIGIGEVSAETIDKVNIYQASKIAMKKAVENLFVTPDYLLIDAMSLETQLPQEKIIKGDARSISIAAASIIAKVYRDQLMTEYHKHYPYYAFDKNAGYGTKAHLTGLSEYGITSIHRKSYAPIKKYL
- the ylqF gene encoding ribosome biogenesis GTPase YlqF, whose product is MTIQWFPGHMAKAKRQVAEKLQHVDIVLELVDGRLPISSRNPMLDQILQQKPRLVLINKADLADPAQTKKWENYFKQQGFGALAINSQDNKGGKSILPKAKEVLAEKLKKEQEKGLKPRAIRAMVIGIPNVGKSTLLNRLAGKKLAKTGNLPGVTKGQQWIRYKKDLELLDTPGILWPKFEDQETGKKLALTGAIKEQLLQQDDIAIYGLDFFMQFYPEQLATRYQLSQEDLQLSIPELLMLITQKQGFQEDYDKGSQRVIHDIREGKLGRFTLDRYEETSK